The Mycolicibacterium mageritense genome contains a region encoding:
- a CDS encoding TetR/AcrR family transcriptional regulator, whose protein sequence is MTTPTPPANPVGREEVVAATLAAAAELFAERGPAATSIRDIATRSNVNHGLVYRHFGTKERLVGAVLEHLGSTLTTLVNGGAPADEIEQTMDRHIRVMARALLDGYPVGQLQMRFPGVTLLLEQVLPRSADERSARLAVANAVALQMGWRLFEPFLRSAAGLEGVSDAEIKDSVGAEIARMLEP, encoded by the coding sequence ATGACTACACCGACGCCACCGGCGAACCCGGTCGGTCGTGAAGAAGTGGTCGCCGCGACGCTCGCTGCCGCGGCGGAACTGTTCGCCGAGCGCGGGCCGGCCGCCACGTCCATCCGCGACATCGCGACTCGGTCCAACGTCAACCACGGTCTGGTCTACCGGCACTTCGGCACCAAGGAGCGGTTGGTCGGCGCGGTGCTCGAACATCTCGGGTCCACGCTGACCACGCTGGTCAACGGCGGCGCGCCTGCCGACGAGATCGAACAGACCATGGACCGGCACATCCGGGTCATGGCCCGGGCGCTGCTCGACGGCTACCCGGTCGGGCAGTTGCAGATGCGATTCCCTGGCGTCACCCTGCTCCTCGAGCAGGTCTTGCCGCGCTCCGCTGACGAGCGTTCCGCGCGCCTGGCCGTCGCCAACGCCGTTGCGCTGCAAATGGGTTGGCGCCTGTTCGAGCCGTTCCTGCGATCCGCGGCAGGTCTGGAGGGCGTAAGCGACGCCGAGATCAAGGACAGCGTCGGCGCCGAGATCGCCCGAATGCTCGAACCCTGA
- a CDS encoding TauD/TfdA dioxygenase family protein, with product MTASTSSLTVTKLGSRIGARVDGVHLGGDLDERTVAEIRSALLRHRAIFFRDQHHLTDEQQHAFARLLGTPIGHHALKQDSAPLITPIDSEYAKATRWHTDVTFVPDYPAISILRAVTLPEYGGSTLWASTAAAYDALPEPLKRLTENLWAVHSNRFDYAAALTVTLSDEQQQLRAAFEKPDFRTEHPVVRVHPETGERTLLAGDFARGFLGLDSHESHVLFELLQRRITVPENTVRWNWAPGDVAIWDNRATQHRAVDDYDNQRRVMHRVTLAGDVPVDIHGRRSRPLADAALLQAV from the coding sequence ATGACCGCTTCCACCTCATCCCTGACCGTGACCAAGTTGGGCAGCCGCATCGGTGCCCGCGTCGACGGCGTCCACCTCGGAGGCGACCTCGACGAGCGCACCGTCGCCGAGATCCGCAGCGCCCTGCTGCGCCACAGAGCGATCTTCTTCCGCGACCAACACCACCTCACCGACGAGCAGCAGCACGCGTTCGCCCGGCTCCTCGGCACTCCGATCGGGCACCACGCCCTCAAACAGGACAGCGCACCGCTCATCACACCGATCGACTCCGAGTACGCCAAGGCCACCCGCTGGCACACCGATGTCACGTTCGTGCCCGACTACCCCGCCATCTCGATCCTGCGCGCCGTGACGCTGCCCGAATACGGCGGTTCGACGCTGTGGGCCTCGACCGCCGCGGCCTACGACGCGCTGCCCGAACCGCTCAAGCGCCTCACCGAGAACCTGTGGGCCGTGCACAGCAATCGGTTCGACTATGCCGCTGCGCTCACCGTCACCCTGAGCGACGAACAGCAACAGCTGCGCGCGGCCTTCGAGAAACCTGATTTCCGCACCGAACACCCGGTGGTGCGGGTGCATCCCGAGACCGGCGAGCGCACCCTGCTGGCCGGTGACTTCGCGCGCGGCTTCCTCGGCCTGGACAGCCACGAGTCGCACGTGTTGTTCGAACTGCTCCAGCGGCGAATCACCGTGCCGGAGAACACCGTCCGGTGGAACTGGGCACCCGGTGACGTCGCGATCTGGGACAACCGGGCCACCCAGCACCGCGCGGTCGACGACTACGACAACCAGCGCCGCGTCATGCACCGTGTCACGCTGGCCGGCGACGTCCCCGTCGACATCCACGGCCGGCGCAGCCGACCGCTCGCGGATGCCGCACTGCTTCAGGCGGTCTGA